From a single Lolium rigidum isolate FL_2022 chromosome 7, APGP_CSIRO_Lrig_0.1, whole genome shotgun sequence genomic region:
- the LOC124678849 gene encoding uncharacterized protein LOC124678849, with amino-acid sequence MEKERKQGFFRALKDEVVRGLSPARSRGKTPARSASPARMLIPRRRKAPPPPPEKQQQEQYVQEQLIARSGSLRPGGEALEPLIEGPDADRLAAGDFVGEDSGRREGFGHWVRGHLTRTPSMASAGPGGSGGGSFRHSDLRLLLGVMGAPLAPISSSLADPALLLSIKGAPIESSSAQYILQQYMAASGGYRTLRSVRNAYAMGKVRMVASEFETATRVVKNRGPSGRGAAAVEQGGFVLWTMAPGMWYVELAVGGSKVHAGCNGRLVWRHTPWLGAHAAKGPVRPLRRVLQGLDPLTTAGLFAEARCVGEKKVNGEDCFILKLSADPQTLKLRSEGPAEIIRHVLFGYFSQRTGLIVHIEDSHLTRIQPHSGGDAVYWETTISSSLEDYRAVEGIMIAHAGRSAVTLFRFGEAAMSHTKTRMEEAWSIEEVAFNVPGLSVDCFIPPADIRSGSVGETCELPPTTHGDRAKTGAVHPARVAAVGQRTHHRGAGINTAQHGGGEKIVWRVEV; translated from the exons ATGGAGAAGGAGCGGAAGCAGGGCTTCTTCCGCGCGCTCAAGGACGAGGTCGTCCGGGGCCTCTCGCCGGCGCGGTCCCGGGGGAAAACTCCCGCAAGGAGCGCGTCGCCCGCCAGAATGCTGATCCCGCGCCGCCGCaaggcgccaccgccaccgccggagaagcagcagcaggagcagtaCGTCCAGGAGCAGCTCATCGCGCGCTCCGGCAGCCTGCGGCCGGGCGGCGAGGCGCTGGAGCCGCTCATCGAGGGGCCCGACGCCGaccgcctcgccgccggcgacttCGTCGGCGAGGACTCCGGCCGACGGGAAGGGTTCGGGCACTGGGTCCGCGGCCACCTCACGCGCACGCCCTCCATGGCCTCGGCCGGCcccggcggctccggcggcggcTCGTTCCGCCACTccgacctccgcctcctcctcggcgtcatGGGCGCCCCGCTCGCGCCCATCTCCTCCAGCCTCGCCgaccccgccctcctcctctccatcAAGGGCGCCCCCATC GAGTCGTCGTCCGCGCAGTACATCCTGCAGCAGTACATGGCGGCGTCCGGCGGCTACAGGACGCTGCGGTCGGTGCGCAACGCCTACGCCATGGGCAAGGTGCGGATGGTGGCGTCCGAGTTCGAGACGGCCACGCGCGTCGTCAAGAACCGCGGGCCCAGCggccgcggcgccgccgccgtcgagcaggGCGGCTTCGTGCTCTGGACCATGGCGCCAGGGATGTGGTACGTCGAGCTCGCCGTCGGCGGCAGCAAGGTGCACGCCGGGTGCAACGGGCGCCTCGTCTGGCGCCACACCCCCTGGCTCGGCGCGCACGCCGCCAAAGGGCCCGTCCGCCCCCTCCGCCGCGTCCTCCAG GGCCTCGATCCGCTGACGACGGCGGGCCTGTTCGCGGAGGCGCGGTGCGTGGGGGAGAAGAAGGTGAACGGCGAGGACTGCTTCATCCTCAAGCTCTCCGCCGACCCGCAGACGCTGAAGCTGCGCAGCGAGGGCCCCGCCGAGATCATCCGGCACGTCCTGTTCGGCTACTTCAGCCAGCGGACGGGGCTCATCGTGCACATCGAGGACTCGCACCTCACCCGCATCCAGCCGCACTCCGGCGGCGACGCCGTGTACTGGGAGACCACCATCAGCTCCTCGCTCGAGGACTACCGCGCCGTGGAGGGCATCATGATCGCGCACGCGGGCCGGTCCGCCGTCACGCTGTTCCGGTTCGGGGAGGCGGCCATGAGCCACACCAAGACGCGCATGGAGGAGGCCTGGAGCATCGAGGAGGTGGCATTCAACGTGCCCGGACTGTCCGTCGACTGCTTCATCCCGCCCGCCGACATCCGGTCCGGCTCCGTCGGCGAGACCTGCGAGCTGCCCCCGACCACGCACGGCGACCGCGCCAAGACCGGCGCCGTACACCCCGCCCGCGTCGCCGCCGTAGGGCAGCGCACCCACCACCGCGGCGCTGGCATCAACACAGCACAGCACGGCGGCGGCGAGAAGATCGTGTGGAGAGTGGAAGTGTAA